The segment gggaaagagataatTTGAGGAAGTGATAGAAgaggggaaagagagggagagagataggtagaggaggTAGAGAAGAGGGGGaaagagggagatagataggtagagagagagagagagtatggggAAAGCTCGAGGTAGCTCAATATATAGAGTGGGAGAGGGTGAAGAGGAAGAGATATAGGGAGATTGAGGTATAAAAAGATATGGATAAAAggagagagaggagtgagaggaaggtagagagaaaaatagagaggTGGAGATATAAAGTAGGagtgatagagggagagatagtgtGAATACGAAATAGGTagagagggatggagagaagaGGGGTATATAGAGAGGTATAGGGATAATGTTAAGGAGTTagggagataaagggagagaggTATGGGTAAAGAGAGGAtcgagaaggagagagtgagagagtaatggagagataaagatatagagtGGGAGAGATGGATTGTATAAGAGAGATGGGGGGGAGGGTAGATAGGGAGATAAGATAAAGAAGAAAGAGTGAGAGAGAAAAAAGAAGGTGAAAGAAACAAGTAATAGAGAAAGAGGTGTAGAGAGAGGGGGAATGATACACTACTTACATTGAAAATGACATCTTGGAGCTCATTTTATATCAATTTATATAGTACTACCAAAGAAAAGTTACTCCCATTTTCTCATTCCATACAATAACTAATTCATTAAACAACTTAGAATTTGAGTCAAAGTTTAATACTCGTTGAAAAGTCTATTAGGACTACTATAATAGAGTAGACTCTTACCATACATAAAGGTACGTAGTGAATGAAATAGAAGGTTAAACACAAAATTTTGACATACAAAGTTTTAGAATATTAATTTTAGATTACTTCAATGGAAATGTAATTATAGGCAACAAGTTATGTTTAATTTAAGAAAAGTGGAATGATCCCAATAACACACCATAGAAGAAAATAATAtggtaaataaatttaaaataaaatatttcatgtGGTTTTGGAACTTAGTGGAGGATGGATTATGCATGGTAGTATGATAGAGCACAAGTAGATCAGCTAGACATATGGAGTAAAGTTGTTAATTTCTCTCCTCTATAAAATTGTTGATATGGAATAGGTTCACTCAAGAGTATTGATGAACTTATAGTTGTCCTAGCATTATCaccatgcatggattcattttattagtAGATTTATTTGAGTGATAGTTTTTGTAGACCAAACATGATATAAATCTAGGAGAAAAATAATTGGAAGGTAAAAATTAGATTTGATAGAATGGTACATAATCCTTAGAATTTTGAGAAAAGAATAATTACATGATGGAATTAAAATAATttgttttggagcataaaaatagagccaagtagctaagacctaatcccactctcatgtacacacattggaatacaaaagagtctagggagatatctcactttgactacttcttgtagagAAGAGacagtcaaggaatatctcttagggtttatattcctttgcTGTAATGAAGAGTAGATATCCAAAATATGATGCCACAATTAACTATGCTAAAAGATGAGAAATGAAGCACACATAAACTGAAAATGCAAATTTTGTCCAAACTATAACTGAGACACTAAAAGAAGAACTGAGAAATGGATTTAGAGGTGCACCTGCTGCTAAAAATTAGGGCAAATTGTgtagaccagggtgccacaccctggtcttTGTCTCGGAAGGAAGCTAGAACTTTGGATCTGGGATCTTGACGGCCTAAAATGTAGAActaccacaaaaaaattcaaaactttgtggaccaaggcaccacaccctggtccCTATAATCTAAGACCAAATTCTGAGGTTGGGTCGGTGTTTATGTCTTCTGTCGGTTTCTAGAATGGTGCATGCGCCAGATTCCTATATCTGCACTTGCAATCTGAAAAAGAGTATCtaagtggctatatagggttttgccaaTTCAAACCCCTTGTTTTAGTGGTTtcaacctccacaaatagccaataatgtactaaaactgtgtgtgcaagaatcttgtgtgtacaCAAGATCCTAAATACAAATGACAAAGAATCTTaagttctaccctacactttggagagcaaaccctaaatgCTTACAAATGTAAATCttaatgcttcaaatcacaaatggactaagagatctaaagcatgaatgtaaatctgcaaatgaatcttatacaaagacatgaaagtaacatgaaaccctaccaaaccctaagggagaggtagaaGCCAATCAACAattagtgatctcctattattcttcaatgtcttcaaagatcctagttgatgtagacttgatgaatacttgatttattgttgtagacttcacataatatgcactttcacttcacaagaggctccctccaaaattgttgaatctagatccctcaaatgaggaaaggGAAGACTATATGTAGGAAACCCTAAAAAAAAATTCGACTTTAGGCCACCCTAGAATCAATATTTTTTCACAAATCTCTATATTGAaacattaaaataccaccaaaacctACTCCCGAAATTTAGGGAGAAAAAATTGGGACCGGGTAGGTAGCTAATAATTgcttggtctgaccaactttttgccaaatttttgaggACTTGCAATATATTGTGATTCTAAAGAGGATCCCAGAAAGATATGGTTATTCACgatgtctagatatgtgaaatcaGACTTTGAAGGTtgaaaataggacataattagggtatttgatgaaatgatttattagatgaataaaataaaaaggggcacacttaatgtaaaggacccaattttatgatgtgtagagtgatgaaataatacattagatttaatttaattaattaattaaatggttaaaGAGAATTTCCATAAAGTGGTGAAATACAACTTCACAGAACctagtgaacacctgtatgcaaataacctgtcacgacaatggaagattcacacaaaacacaaatgTTTTTTTTAAACCTCAGAGCAAGAATAATGCAATAATAATGAGATTTTAATGGAATAGATTTTACGATGAGATCAATCCTTAATAAAGAAGATCAAAAAACCCTAAAGGAtgcatgcataaaagaaagtaattaTTAAAATAAGAATTCCTATAAAAAGCTTCCTAAAtgtagcttaagtgaaatagagaaaaggtgacttaattattaaatcaatatgatttaattaattaagtaaactaataccttttactctatcACATAGCCCCCCCACCCCCTGTgcccttaagatgaagttagggagaagctaaaaaaaactaaggactagatgcatgaaagaAAAAAAGGGGTCCCAGAAACAAGGTCTGATGaagtacccaagtacaatgaaatctctgtaaagtggagaaaaagagaaaaccctatgggaacaaaatgcctctccaagaagagatgaaagttcaagtgaaggactaagaagcctccaaacaagaatgttccaaaagataggaatgaaagacgagcatgaagaatcactgaagcatgaagaagttgcaatCTCTATTGTAGAATGACTGCTAAGatgctgaaataagaacctcctataaaaaaaaatatgattaggatcaagaagacatgaatctgcaagagtgccctcaatgacactacttgaatccaAATAAGATGGTAAACACAGACAAAACATCTTGAACCCAAAGATAAAAATAGCACAAGTAACAATAGTCTGAAGAACTAATCAAATGAAAAAATGGAAGGTTGCCTCtgaaaataggaatgcaagagtgtccatatggtatcTATTCCATCTCACtaaaatgcatgggtaaccagccactacatccacctagtacataggaacacaTACTGAATACATAGTTCACTCCAAtgcgaaaccaaggaagcattaacacCAATAGTAGAACCCTCCCCCCCATAATGCTGATGAGGGAGAGGTAAGATAGGTACACTGAATGTGAAAGacataatgtagtgcatgaagaatAACCAAGAACATCTGACTATGCAAACATGAAAGTACAAGAAAATACAAAGGGTGTACAAACCAAGGCACACACGCATGAGAAATGTATGAAGGtgaaacaaaggaaaacatcaaacccccatggcactttatatcatagtgcgagtacaataaggcacaaaatgGACGTGCAAGATCCtataatacatgtgcaatacagaGGCACTTTATCTCGATGTGTTTACAAATTAATAAGTTCCTATAATGAAAGCTCAGAATCTCAAAAAAAGACATAAGACTAGACATACAAGAAGAACAACAAAAAACGAGCCATCCCATGCAAACAAGAAGTTTCCACAatgtcatatgtccaagtaattcactagagtgtgaaaacacaaaaaattgaataaaatgtacttggagtAAAATTTGGAAAATGTTAATGGATGGATAtgaagagctctgaaacaccaTCGCAACACTACTAGAATTGCAAAAATCGGAGAAACTAATGAATAGTTATGAGCTCGAAACTGAAAACAAAACCTTTGACTTCAAATGGATTTAGAATTTACCAACAGAAAAAAATGGGTGATGAAACCTACATGTCTTGAAAGTAGATGTaaccagctttccaacgatatctcattttccaaaaaatgatattgtatgcccaagttatggccaaaacatAAAACAACCtctttagggcacaaagagggtccaAAGAGGATAATGAAATAGTTTGTACTACTGACGTTAGCATGATGTCATGCTGACATCAATAGAATATGCCAAAAAAAATTCCCTGTCTATTGAAAAAAAAATCCTCCCACTGGAAAGATCGCCCAAAAAAAAATCGGCCACCAGAAAAACTAGGTGGCTACCGAAAAATCAGACTACAACTGGAAAGGGGTATGGTGGCCGAAGGCAATGGCGACTGTGGAGGCGGTGGTGGCAGGTTTGCTACTACCGGTGGTGATGGCTTGGGCCTAACAAAAGCCACCGGCGAGGAAAGGAGGAGGCCTAGCTAAAGGCCGCTAGCCTACTGCAAGTCATAAAGCTACAATCCATACGGACTGTAGCAGGGGTACGACCCCATtgacatttaaaaaaaactttttcaaaactttttataaatttggtttttttttataataatttttctttttttttggaaaaataataaaattaaatttggtTACATCTGATTGGATCCTTTCTCCTTGCATTAAAGAAGAGCATAAGATTTTTGACTTTTGTAGATCTTTGTAGATTTACTTTTTCCCATTTGATTCAAACTGAACTATTAAGACTAGAGAAATAATATTTTTCTacaaataaaaggaaaaaatttgAATTATGCTAATGATTGTAGCAAATATAAGCCAATaggaaaagaaataaataattttgataatattattaaaatatgtaaaaataataaaactatagaactgttaatagatttttttaatttaatgacATGATTGGacaacaaaaagaataaattgcatcTAACAGATGCATAAGTCATATCATTCTCTGCATTCAAAGACACATTCAATGGGATAAGATTTGTCCACATTTCTCTAACAACTGGTTACATCGGATTCGATCCTTTCTCCTTGcattaaagaagaggataagatttttGACTTTTGTAGATCTTTCTAGATTTACTTTTTCCCATTTTATTCAGACCAAACTATTAAGACTAGAGAAATAATATTTTTCTacaaataaaaggaaaaaatttgAATTATGCTAATGGCTGTAGCAAATATAAGCCAATaggaaaagaaataaataattttgataatattattaaaatatgtaaaaataataaaactatagaaatGTTAATAGATTTTTTTAATTCAATGACATGATTGGACAACAAAAAGATTAAATTGCATAACGGATGCATAAGTCATATCATTCTCTGCATTCAAAGACACATTCAATGCATTGAAAGACACATTCAATGAGATAAGATTTGTCCACATTTCTCTAACAACTGGTTACATCTGATTGGATCCTTTCTCCTTGcattaaagaagaggataagatttttGACTTTTTTAGATCTTTCTAGATTTACTTTTTTAGagataaataattttgataatattattaaaatatgtaaaaataataaaactatagaaatGTTAATAGATTTTTTTAATTCAATGACATGATTGGACTACAAAAAGAATAAATTACATCTAACCAATGCATAAATAATCCTGTCTATCCGCAGGAACTAATAATAGAACATTGTAATAATCTATACCTATTACAGTATATTATTACACGAAACAAAATTCCTTAATTTTCCTCTCTGAGGCAGATATTGTGTTTGTAAGTCACATCTAAGATTTGGCAATAAACATGTAATTTTATTTCTGCAAATGTAAATATAACAAGAACAGAAGGAACCTACACTTGGGCAGCATACACATAGTCACAGCAATCTGAAGCTTTCAGAACCAAATAACTACTGGGTTTTGGCCACGTCTAGAATATGGAGTGGGTATTTTGGGGTTTGGCGGCCTTTTGTGCTGGTTTAGTTTGGTTTCTGCTCAAGATTGCAACAACGATATGGCGGAAGCCTCTGCAAGTGAAAAAGTTCTCTGAAGCTCAAGGAATCAGTGGCCCTCCATACAGGCTATTCTCTGGGAATTCTACAGATATAACAAGAATGACCGATGAGCAGAATTCCAAACCCATGGCACTCTCACATGACATACTCCCTCGAGTTCTTCCCCATTTACATCAGTGGAGTAAAAGTTATGGTACGCTTGTATTCTGCATTTTTTAGAGTATCTAGTGTTTCATTAATCATATTATTGGAATTTCTGCATAGTACCATTGATTGTTTTGCTGGAGTGTTGTTAGAACTTAGAATATGCAGGATTCTGAAGACCCTACTGATTAATTAAAATTGTTATATCTGATATAGGTCAGGATTTTATTTTCTGGTTTGGGCCGAATGTCAGGTTGGTTGTTCCCCATCCTGAGATTATTAAGGAGATATTATCCACTAAATTTGGCAACTATCCAAAGCCTCCCACTGATCCCCTTGCAAGACAACTGTTGGGAAAGGGACTTGTGGATTTGAAAGGTGAGAAATGGGCTCAGCACAGGAAAATCATCAATCCTGCTTTCCATATGGATCGCTTGAAGGTGAGGCACTGAATGTCTCTATTTATATCGTAAAATAGGACCAAAATGATCCAATTTAGAGAGAAATCTATCAAGTTCTTACTGATAAATAAACCTAGATCTACTTTGCATATCAATTGTCTGAAAATTTCATTAGGGTTGATTGTTGGGCGGACACCCAATCAAGAAGGATAAAGCCCTCTTTTCAAGTATGCAGGAGCTGTGCATTGGACCTTTAACATTTGCAAAGAGCCAGACTGATTCCCCTGATTAGGTTTAATCTCCAGGTTATGTAGATCTCCAAGCATCCCATGACCAAATATTGCCCTGTAGAATATATCTCCattgcaaaattttgcatttgggcGTCATAACAAGAATTGTTGAGTGTTTGAACCCTGAATCTCTTCCCAGCTGATTTTAAGAAACTTCTAGTCTTCAATCTTGTAGCCCGGTCTTAGGGATGTCGAGTGCAGTGTCATATTACTTAAGGCCGaatatcttaaataaaataaaatttttaagCAGTTTGTTCGTCTCTGATGAAGAATTAATCCAGTGGTCCTTCCAGGATGCCCCCACTGCCCTGTTTTGGTATACCTCTAATGAAGGGTTAATGTCAGTGCAAGACCCTGGTCATATCTTAGAAGAGGGAAGATTATGTCTGGTGTTTTTCAGCAGTCAAAAAGAGATACATGGGAGACCGAGTAACTACTTAAATTTTTTTAACAATAGTGACCTTGTAGATATATGATTTCTACAGTCAACATGGTTTGAGGAATCAACTGTTAAAAACCCACACAGTTGATTCCTGAGGCTATGTACGTCAAtcctaatcttgaaaaaaaaaaatcaaagtagACAAATCAATGTTCTGATTTAATTTACTTACTACTGGATAGGAGACCTTTCTCTCTGAATTGAGATGCCTTGGCTGGTGCTTTTTGAATACCAATACTCTGTCCAGACacgactgaaaaaaaaaaaaatctatctgTTAGAATCTATTCATATTATTTTGCAAATACTTCTCTATTTTGATATTTATATTCAGAATTTCATTAAAAGATATCTATATTCAGATAATCCGAAACTTATATACTTCAGTTATACTATTTCTGTAATTGCAGGGGATCATTCCAACTATTGTGAGAAGCGGTGCCAATATGTTGGATGGATGGAGTAAATTGATATTGTTAGGTGCATCGGAAATTGATGTGCAAAAAGAGTTCAACGACCTCACAGCAAATGTCATTTCCCGCACAGCATTTGGAAGCAGTTTTACAGAGGGAAAGCATATCTTTGAAATGCAGACCAAACAGATGATTCTTGCAGTTGACTCATTTCGCAGTGTTTATATTCCAGGTTTCAGGTGACAAACTTTAGTTTTCTGAGAGTACAATTGTCAACTTTAAATTGTGTCTGTCTTTTTTAAATGAGAGGTTTTCCGAAATTTGTCTCACAGTTGAGAGTTCCACTGATTTTTCAAGTATATCATACTATCTCAAATGACTTTGTCTCTAAAGACTTATTTGCATTTAATAGTGTTCTTGGGTAATTTAAGAGGGTTTTTTCAGATCTATAACTTCCTTTGATTTCTTAAATTGATACATAATGTCTGAGAGTAACTCTTTTCATCAGGTTTCTTCCTACTACGAAGAGTAGGCAACGTTGGAATGTGGAGAAAGAAATAAGAAGATCC is part of the Cryptomeria japonica chromosome 10, Sugi_1.0, whole genome shotgun sequence genome and harbors:
- the LOC131057532 gene encoding cytochrome P450 734A1-like; translation: MEWVFWGLAAFCAGLVWFLLKIATTIWRKPLQVKKFSEAQGISGPPYRLFSGNSTDITRMTDEQNSKPMALSHDILPRVLPHLHQWSKSYGQDFIFWFGPNVRLVVPHPEIIKEILSTKFGNYPKPPTDPLARQLLGKGLVDLKGEKWAQHRKIINPAFHMDRLKGIIPTIVRSGANMLDGWSKLILLGASEIDVQKEFNDLTANVISRTAFGSSFTEGKHIFEMQTKQMILAVDSFRSVYIPGFRFLPTTKSRQRWNVEKEIRRSLRQIIDARERTAITEKSGRYGDDLLGFMMSESKEQRRVNVKSNGSLSTEEIIDECKTFYFAGHESTSVLLTWSLIYVTRNEKPETKPFNGNGFKWKLALRNGRLQGETRFTHRNAKRCCSVAFLPMKLGRLSIPAGTQLEIPILAIHHDPALWGNDANDFNSGRFNEGIAKAAKHPMAFMPFGAGPTICVGQNFAALETKSVLAMILQKFSFVTSPSYTHAPLLLPNLKPQYGAQLIFCME